A window from Triticum aestivum cultivar Chinese Spring chromosome 6D, IWGSC CS RefSeq v2.1, whole genome shotgun sequence encodes these proteins:
- the LOC123146184 gene encoding uncharacterized protein isoform X3: MITLKFNMCLRACLRVSCQLLEQRAMICNAVAIAEIMDATLILPVLKQDHMKRPDMDHSNRCTIHTMVFMVIQVERRDTRGDEIPEALRAGFSDVIEVAQHSYIVMAAKNVLAAAAATPSVPAFRAPYCKYTFWIGVWGRG; this comes from the exons ATGATAACTCTGAAGTTTAATATGTGTTTACGTGCCTGCCTAAGAGTATCATGCCAATTGCTTGAGCAGCGCGCAATG ATATGTAATGCTGTTGCAATTGCTGAGATAATGGATGCAACACTAATTTTACCAGTTCTGAAGCAGGACCATATGAAAAGACCAGAC ATGGATCATTCAAATAGGTGCACGATCCATACAATGGTTTTCATGGTCATTCAAGTCGAGCGCCGAGACACTCGAGGTGATGAG ATTCCTGAAGCTTTACGTGCTGGATTCTCCGATGTAATTGAAGTAGCTCAACATAGTTACATTGTCATG GCTGCTAAGAATGTTctagctgctgcggcggcgacacCGTCAGTTCCTGCTTTCAGGGCACCCTACTGCAAATACACCTTCTGGATCGG AGTGTGGGGCCGAGGATAA